A portion of the Roseovarius sp. SCSIO 43702 genome contains these proteins:
- the nuoL gene encoding NADH-quinone oxidoreductase subunit L, whose product MIFKTILFAPLIGAIIAGFGWRLIGDKGAQWVSTGLLFLACLLSWVVFLQGAQSDDPVHVLTWIQSGSLDTAWSIRVDRLTTIMLIVVTTVSALVHLYSMGYMAHDENFGENESYRPRFFAYLSFFTFAMLMLVTADNLAQMFFGWEGVGLASYLLIGFYFRKPSANAAAMKAFIVNRVGDFGFVLGIVALFYLTDSIRFDDIFAAAPELAETQLTFLWTSWNAANLIAFLLFVGAMGKSAQLFLHTWLPDAMEGPTPVSALIHAATMVTAGVFLVCRMSPLMEYAPEAMAVVVFIGATTAFFAATVGLVQNDIKRVIAYSTCSQLGYMFVAAGVGVYSVAMFHLLTHAFFKAMLFLGAGSVIHGMHHEQDMRNYGGLRKKMPYTFWAMLIGTLAITGVGIPLTHIGFAGFLSKDAVIESAWAGTQGGYAFWMLVIAALLTSFYSWRLMFLTFWGSPRGDAHTHEHAHESPMVMLVPLGVLALGAIFSGMIWYGSFFGDHNRVNAFFGIPTHAEASDHADEAAQTDDAGHGEGVVAAGEELAEGDLEAAGDALVKDVVTGDEATGAGEAHDEAEAVQATTIGGEAPQGAIFMGPDNHVLDDAHHAPIWVKVAPFVAMLIGLVTAYVFYIVNPTIPGRLAANQRPLYNFLLNKWYFDEVYDVLFVRSAKGLGRLLWRRGDGSVIDGTINGVAMGIVPFFTRLAGRAQSGYIFTYAFAMVIGIAVLITWVTIGGGAE is encoded by the coding sequence ATGATTTTCAAGACGATCCTCTTCGCGCCTCTCATCGGGGCGATCATCGCGGGCTTCGGCTGGCGGCTCATCGGCGACAAGGGCGCGCAATGGGTCAGCACGGGGCTGCTCTTCCTGGCCTGCCTGCTGAGCTGGGTCGTGTTCCTCCAGGGCGCGCAGTCGGACGACCCGGTCCATGTTCTGACCTGGATCCAGTCAGGCAGCCTCGACACCGCGTGGTCGATCCGCGTGGACCGGCTCACCACGATCATGCTCATCGTCGTCACGACCGTCTCGGCGCTCGTCCATCTCTACTCGATGGGTTACATGGCGCATGACGAGAATTTCGGCGAGAACGAGAGCTACCGGCCGCGTTTCTTCGCCTACCTGTCCTTCTTTACCTTCGCGATGCTGATGCTGGTGACGGCCGACAACCTCGCGCAGATGTTCTTCGGATGGGAGGGCGTGGGCCTCGCTTCGTATCTGCTGATCGGGTTCTACTTCCGCAAACCTTCGGCCAACGCCGCGGCGATGAAGGCCTTCATCGTGAACAGGGTGGGGGATTTCGGCTTTGTCCTCGGCATTGTCGCGCTCTTCTACCTGACGGATTCGATCCGCTTCGACGACATATTCGCGGCCGCCCCCGAGCTTGCCGAGACGCAGCTCACCTTCCTCTGGACAAGCTGGAACGCCGCGAACCTCATCGCCTTCCTTCTCTTCGTGGGCGCGATGGGCAAGTCGGCGCAACTTTTCCTGCACACCTGGCTTCCCGACGCCATGGAAGGCCCGACGCCGGTGTCGGCACTCATCCACGCGGCCACGATGGTCACGGCCGGCGTGTTCCTCGTCTGCCGCATGTCGCCGCTCATGGAATACGCGCCCGAGGCCATGGCCGTGGTCGTCTTCATCGGTGCCACCACCGCGTTCTTCGCCGCGACCGTGGGTCTCGTGCAGAACGACATCAAACGCGTGATCGCCTATTCGACCTGTTCGCAGCTCGGCTACATGTTCGTGGCGGCGGGCGTCGGTGTCTACTCGGTGGCGATGTTCCACCTGCTGACGCATGCGTTCTTCAAGGCGATGCTCTTTCTCGGCGCAGGCTCGGTCATCCACGGGATGCACCACGAACAGGACATGCGGAACTATGGCGGCTTGCGCAAGAAGATGCCCTATACCTTCTGGGCCATGCTGATCGGCACGCTGGCCATCACCGGCGTGGGCATTCCGCTGACCCATATCGGCTTTGCGGGGTTCCTTTCCAAGGACGCCGTGATCGAGAGCGCCTGGGCCGGGACGCAAGGGGGCTATGCCTTCTGGATGCTCGTCATCGCGGCGCTGCTCACTTCGTTCTACAGCTGGCGGCTCATGTTCCTGACCTTCTGGGGAAGCCCGCGCGGCGACGCGCACACCCACGAGCACGCGCATGAATCGCCGATGGTGATGCTGGTGCCGCTCGGCGTGCTGGCACTGGGCGCGATCTTCTCGGGCATGATCTGGTACGGCAGCTTCTTCGGGGATCACAACAGGGTAAACGCCTTCTTCGGCATCCCCACCCATGCCGAGGCATCGGATCACGCCGACGAGGCGGCGCAAACCGACGACGCCGGCCATGGCGAGGGTGTCGTCGCGGCGGGCGAGGAACTGGCCGAGGGCGATCTCGAGGCGGCGGGCGACGCGCTCGTCAAGGATGTCGTCACGGGTGACGAGGCCACCGGCGCGGGCGAGGCTCATGACGAGGCCGAGGCCGTCCAGGCGACGACCATCGGCGGCGAAGCGCCGCAGGGGGCCATCTTCATGGGACCGGACAACCATGTCCTGGACGACGCGCATCACGCGCCGATCTGGGTCAAGGTCGCGCCCTTCGTGGCGATGCTGATCGGGCTGGTGACGGCCTATGTCTTCTATATCGTGAACCCGACGATCCCCGGTCGGCTCGCGGCGAACCAGCGGCCGCTCTACAACTTCCTCCTCAACAAGTGGTATTTCGACGAGGTCTATGACGTCCTCTTTGTGCGATCCGCCAAGGGTCTCGGCCGCCTCCTGTGGCGCCGTGGCGATGGCAGCGTGATCGACGGCACCATCAACGGGGTGGCCATGGGCATCGTGCCCTTCTTCACCCGCCTCGCGGGCCGGGCACAGTCGGGCTACATCTTCACTTACGCATTCGCCATGGTGATCGGGATCGCGGTTCTCATCACCTGGGTTACGATCGGCGGGGGGGCCGAATGA
- a CDS encoding NADH-quinone oxidoreductase subunit M, with translation MSNVLSLTTFIPLIAAAILAVFLRGEDEFAQRAAKWVALVATVLTFLVSIAILVQFDPANPDFQMVEEAAWLLDIKYKMGVDGISILFVMLTTFMMPLTIAASWGVKTRVKEYMIAFLVLETLMLGVFMALDLVLFYLFFEAGLIPMFLIIGIWGGKERIYASFKFFLYTFLGSVLMLVAMVAMYADAGTTDITLLMQHQFAAESFPLLGVQIVGGMQTLLFLAFFASFAVKMPMWPVHTWLPDAHVQAPTAGSVVLAAILLKMGGYGFLRFSLPMFPVGADVMTPLVLWMSAIAIVYTSLVALAQEDMKKLIAYSSVAHMGYVTMGIFAANQQGIDGAIFQMISHGFISGALFLCVGVIYDRMHTREIDAYGGLVNRMPAYALIFMLFTMANVGLPGTSGFIGEFLTLMGIFQVNTWVAVVAASGVILSAAYALWLYRRVVMGELLKESLKSISDMGGRERAIFAPLVVMTLLLGVYPSLVTDIIGPSVENLIANYDTARAAAEAATQHAAAAASQ, from the coding sequence ATGTCGAACGTTCTCTCGCTCACCACGTTCATTCCGCTCATTGCGGCAGCGATCCTCGCAGTCTTCCTGCGCGGCGAGGACGAATTCGCGCAGCGCGCCGCGAAATGGGTGGCGCTCGTCGCCACGGTGCTGACCTTCCTCGTCTCGATCGCGATCCTCGTGCAGTTCGATCCCGCGAATCCCGACTTCCAGATGGTCGAGGAGGCCGCGTGGCTTCTCGACATCAAGTACAAGATGGGCGTCGACGGTATCTCGATCCTCTTCGTGATGCTGACCACCTTCATGATGCCGCTGACAATCGCCGCATCATGGGGCGTGAAGACCCGCGTCAAGGAATACATGATCGCCTTCCTGGTGCTCGAGACGCTGATGCTGGGCGTGTTCATGGCGCTCGATCTCGTGCTCTTCTACCTCTTCTTCGAGGCAGGGCTCATCCCGATGTTCCTCATCATCGGCATCTGGGGCGGCAAGGAGCGGATCTACGCCTCGTTCAAGTTTTTCCTCTACACCTTCCTCGGCTCGGTGCTGATGCTGGTGGCGATGGTGGCGATGTATGCGGATGCGGGCACGACCGACATCACGCTGCTCATGCAGCATCAATTCGCTGCCGAAAGCTTCCCGCTTCTGGGGGTGCAGATCGTGGGCGGGATGCAGACGCTTCTCTTCCTCGCCTTCTTCGCCAGCTTCGCGGTCAAGATGCCCATGTGGCCGGTCCATACCTGGCTTCCGGACGCGCATGTGCAGGCGCCCACGGCGGGCTCGGTCGTGCTGGCCGCGATCCTGCTCAAGATGGGCGGCTACGGCTTCCTGCGCTTCTCGCTGCCGATGTTCCCCGTGGGCGCGGACGTGATGACGCCGCTCGTGCTCTGGATGTCGGCCATCGCCATCGTCTACACCTCGCTCGTGGCACTGGCGCAGGAGGACATGAAGAAGCTCATCGCCTATTCCTCGGTGGCTCACATGGGCTACGTCACCATGGGTATCTTCGCCGCGAACCAGCAGGGCATCGACGGCGCCATCTTCCAGATGATCAGCCACGGCTTCATCTCCGGCGCGCTCTTCCTCTGCGTGGGCGTGATCTACGACCGGATGCACACGCGCGAGATCGACGCCTATGGCGGGCTCGTGAACCGGATGCCGGCCTATGCGCTCATCTTCATGCTGTTCACCATGGCCAATGTGGGCCTGCCCGGCACGTCGGGCTTCATCGGGGAATTCCTGACGCTGATGGGGATCTTCCAGGTCAACACCTGGGTGGCCGTGGTGGCCGCGTCCGGCGTCATCCTGAGCGCCGCCTACGCGCTCTGGCTCTATCGCCGCGTGGTGATGGGCGAGCTTCTGAAGGAGAGCCTCAAGTCGATCTCCGACATGGGCGGGCGCGAGCGCGCGATCTTCGCACCGCTCGTCGTGATGACGCTCCTGCTCGGGGTCTATCCCAGCTTGGTGACCGACATCATCGGCCCCTCGGTCGAGAACCTCATCGCAAATTACGACACGGCGCGCGCCGCCGCCGAGGCCGCGACGCAACATGCCGCCGCCGCCGCATCGCAATAA
- a CDS encoding carboxymuconolactone decarboxylase family protein, translating into MTDPKNPFEQMMAQAQEMAKAFNPALESFSPKGFEKLWPTMPKEVMEMSFGKGMSKDGLDAKTRLLLTLAGLTMLGAQSDTQMRMTVRHALEAGATEDEIAETIAQMAMFAGIPSMTRAMDYAREVFDDRDTKGDDK; encoded by the coding sequence ATGACCGATCCGAAAAACCCGTTCGAACAGATGATGGCGCAGGCGCAGGAAATGGCGAAAGCCTTCAATCCCGCGCTCGAGTCGTTCTCGCCCAAGGGGTTCGAGAAACTGTGGCCGACCATGCCCAAAGAGGTCATGGAAATGTCCTTCGGCAAGGGGATGAGCAAGGATGGGCTTGACGCCAAGACGCGGCTGTTGTTGACCCTCGCGGGGCTGACCATGCTCGGCGCGCAGAGCGACACGCAGATGCGCATGACCGTGCGCCACGCGCTCGAGGCGGGGGCGACGGAGGACGAAATCGCCGAGACCATCGCCCAGATGGCGATGTTCGCCGGCATCCCGTCGATGACCCGCGCCATGGATTACGCGCGTGAGGTGTTCGACGACCGGGACACGAAGGGAGATGACAAATGA
- a CDS encoding NADH-quinone oxidoreductase subunit J, with protein MTVFAFSFYLFAICVVTGGLFTVISRNPVHSVLWLILSFLSAAGLFVLLGAEFVAMLLIIVYVGAVAVLFLFVVMMLDVDFAELKAEMAKYMPLALLIGVVLLMQLGLAYGAWEFGEGAEAARAAPRPEDSHNTAALGLLLYDKYILLFQLAGLILLVAMVGAISLTLRHRTDIKRQNVLAQMYRDPAKAMELKDVKPGQGL; from the coding sequence ATGACCGTCTTCGCATTCTCATTCTATCTCTTCGCGATCTGCGTCGTGACCGGCGGGCTTTTCACGGTGATCAGCCGCAACCCGGTGCACTCGGTCCTGTGGCTGATCCTCTCGTTCCTGAGCGCGGCCGGCCTCTTCGTGCTCCTGGGGGCCGAGTTCGTGGCCATGCTCCTCATCATCGTCTACGTGGGCGCGGTGGCGGTTCTCTTCCTCTTCGTCGTGATGATGCTCGACGTGGATTTCGCCGAGCTGAAGGCGGAGATGGCGAAATACATGCCGCTCGCGCTGCTGATCGGCGTGGTGCTCCTGATGCAGCTCGGGCTTGCCTATGGCGCGTGGGAATTCGGCGAGGGTGCCGAGGCGGCGCGTGCCGCGCCCCGGCCGGAGGACAGCCACAACACGGCGGCGCTCGGCCTTCTGCTCTATGACAAGTATATCCTGCTCTTCCAGCTTGCGGGTCTCATCCTGCTGGTGGCGATGGTGGGGGCCATCTCGCTCACGCTGCGTCACCGCACCGACATCAAGCGCCAGAACGTGCTGGCGCAGATGTATCGCGATCCGGCAAAGGCGATGGAGCTCAAGGACGTGAAGCCGGGGCAGGGGCTTTGA
- the nuoK gene encoding NADH-quinone oxidoreductase subunit NuoK, with translation MIGLEHYLTVAAALFVIGVFGLFLNRKNVIILLMSIELMLLSVNINLVAFSSYLDDMVGQVFTLFVLTVAAAEAAVGLAILVCFFRNRGTIAVEDVNVMKG, from the coding sequence ATGATCGGACTTGAACATTACCTGACGGTGGCGGCGGCGCTCTTCGTCATCGGTGTCTTCGGGCTCTTTCTCAACCGCAAGAACGTCATCATCCTCTTGATGTCGATCGAACTGATGCTGCTCTCGGTCAACATCAACCTCGTCGCGTTCTCCAGCTACCTCGACGACATGGTGGGTCAGGTCTTCACGCTCTTCGTGCTGACCGTGGCCGCGGCCGAGGCCGCTGTCGGCCTCGCGATCCTCGTGTGTTTCTTCCGCAACCGCGGCACCATCGCGGTCGAAGACGTGAACGTGATGAAAGGCTGA
- the nuoN gene encoding NADH-quinone oxidoreductase subunit NuoN yields MIQADLNVMLPEIILAIYAMLGLLGAVYTGRDKMAGMLVWLTAALMLALAFYISSLGGTRTAFDGMIVDDGFARFAKITVLLSAAAILVMSQEYMARRGLLKFEFPMIVTLAAVGMMVMVSAGDLMALYVGLELQSLALYVVAALRRDSVKSTEAGLKYFVLGSLSSGLLLYGASLVYGYTGTTSFAGIIAAAEGQASLGLLLGLVFVLSGMAFKISAVPFHMWTPDVYEGAPTPVTAFFATAPKMAAMALFARVVFDAFGGVVQDWQQIVALLAVLSMFLGAIAGIGQTDIKRLMAYSSIAHMGYALMGLAAGTELGVQAMLIYMAIYVTMSVGAFAFILSMQRDGQPVTDIMSLNMYARNNPTRALSMLILLFSLAGVPPFLGFFAKFYVLRAAYEGGLAWLAVAGVVASVIGAFYYLRIVFYMYFGQEREPLDRPQSPVLWGFLVASAGVMVVGIVFLFGIESVAQAAAATLLK; encoded by the coding sequence ATGATCCAGGCCGATCTGAATGTCATGCTGCCCGAGATAATCCTCGCGATCTATGCGATGCTGGGCCTCTTGGGCGCGGTCTATACCGGGCGCGACAAGATGGCGGGGATGCTGGTCTGGCTGACCGCCGCGCTGATGCTGGCGCTCGCCTTCTACATCTCGTCCCTCGGCGGCACGAGGACCGCCTTCGACGGCATGATCGTCGATGACGGCTTCGCCCGCTTCGCCAAGATCACCGTCCTTTTGAGCGCCGCCGCCATCCTCGTCATGAGCCAGGAATACATGGCGCGCCGCGGGTTGCTGAAATTCGAGTTCCCGATGATCGTCACGCTTGCCGCCGTGGGGATGATGGTGATGGTCAGCGCGGGCGATCTCATGGCGCTCTACGTGGGGCTCGAGCTTCAGTCGCTCGCGCTCTACGTCGTGGCTGCGCTGCGCCGTGACAGCGTCAAGTCGACCGAGGCGGGGCTCAAGTATTTCGTGCTGGGCTCGCTCAGTTCGGGGCTGCTGCTCTATGGTGCGTCGCTGGTCTACGGCTACACCGGCACGACGTCCTTCGCGGGCATCATCGCCGCGGCCGAGGGCCAGGCGTCGCTCGGGCTGCTCCTTGGGCTCGTCTTCGTGCTCTCGGGCATGGCCTTCAAGATCTCGGCAGTGCCCTTCCACATGTGGACGCCGGACGTCTACGAAGGTGCGCCGACGCCCGTCACCGCCTTCTTCGCCACGGCGCCCAAGATGGCCGCCATGGCGCTTTTCGCCCGCGTGGTCTTCGACGCGTTCGGCGGAGTGGTGCAGGACTGGCAGCAGATCGTGGCGCTCTTGGCGGTGCTCTCGATGTTCCTGGGCGCGATCGCCGGGATCGGCCAGACCGACATCAAGCGCCTCATGGCCTATTCGTCGATCGCGCATATGGGCTATGCGCTGATGGGGCTCGCGGCGGGGACCGAGCTCGGCGTGCAGGCGATGCTGATCTACATGGCGATCTACGTCACGATGAGCGTGGGCGCCTTCGCCTTCATCCTGTCGATGCAGCGCGACGGGCAGCCCGTGACCGACATCATGAGCCTCAACATGTATGCGCGCAACAATCCCACACGGGCGCTCTCGATGCTGATCCTCCTCTTCAGCCTTGCCGGGGTGCCACCGTTCCTCGGGTTCTTCGCCAAGTTCTACGTGCTGCGCGCGGCCTATGAGGGCGGGCTGGCCTGGCTTGCCGTGGCCGGTGTCGTCGCGTCCGTCATCGGCGCGTTCTATTACCTGCGCATCGTCTTCTACATGTATTTCGGCCAGGAGCGCGAGCCGCTCGACCGGCCGCAATCGCCGGTGCTCTGGGGGTTTCTCGTGGCAAGCGCAGGGGTGATGGTCGTGGGCATCGTGTTCCTGTTCGGCATCGAAAGCGTGGCGCAGGCGGCGGCGGCGACGCTGCTCAAGTGA